A window of the Henckelia pumila isolate YLH828 chromosome 3, ASM3356847v2, whole genome shotgun sequence genome harbors these coding sequences:
- the LOC140890061 gene encoding alpha-amylase/subtilisin inhibitor-like, translated as MEIKRKLTISILIKIYLVYFCCPTSCKPTENSIQDVEGNELQTHIKYHVFTASGGGLSLSARDRRYPCPHNVMQETKNNTVGLSIEIFPADHQQAIIKPSTDVNIAFLAATVCVQPTVWRLGGVDPFTGRRYVRINGKLGGPRGAETGSSWFKIERDGGGDEGYYKMVWCPSGVDVCEDVGVFVENGRRWLGLGGDTLLLIAFKKVDPPVIVHNMYH; from the coding sequence ATGGAAATTAAAAGAAAACTCACCATAAGTATCCTCATCAAAATTTACCTTGTCTATTTTTGTTGCCCAACATCATGCAAACCCACGGAGAATTCCATCCAAGATGTAGAGGGCAACGAACTCCAAACACATATAAAGTACCACGTATTCACCGCCTCCGGCGGCGGGCTCTCCCTCTCCGCCAGGGACCGCCGCTACCCCTGCCCACACAACGTCATGCAAGAGACGAAAAACAACACCGTCGGGCTCTCTATAGAAATTTTCCCTGCCGATCACCAGCAAGCTATTATAAAGCCGTCCACCGACGTAAACATAGCATTCCTCGCGGCCACGGTTTGCGTGCAGCCGACCGTGTGGCGACTCGGCGGCGTGGACCCATTCACAGGGCGGCGGTACGTGAGGATCAACGGGAAGCTGGGTGGGCCCCGCGGGGCGGAGACGGGGAGCAGCTGGTTCAAGATAGAGCGGGACGGGGGCGGAGACGAGGGCTATTACAAGATGGTGTGGTGCCCTAGCGGAGTGGATGTATGCGAGGATGTGGGAGTGTTTGTGGAGAATGGTAGGAGGTGGCTTGGGTTGGGTGGCGACACACTACTATTGATTGCTTTCAAGAAAGTGGATCCACCAGTTATTGTTCACAACATGTATCACTAG